The Hyphomicrobium sp. MC1 genome window below encodes:
- a CDS encoding superoxide dismutase family protein, whose amino-acid sequence MNLRADVSANLKASIRTIGRVALGVLVLAVAGPADAAGEKAVAEIKLANGSSAGTVTLTDVSSGVLLAFDLKGLPPGAHAFGVHEGGKCEGDFSSAGPTYNPLGAQHGFMNDEGPMAGDLPNIVAGPDGTARAEMMTTYLHFNVGADDTLFDADGSSLVIYDKADDYRTDQDGSGEKRIACGVIKQQ is encoded by the coding sequence ATGAACCTCAGAGCGGACGTCAGTGCGAACCTCAAGGCGAGCATCAGAACAATCGGTCGCGTGGCGCTGGGTGTGCTCGTTCTGGCCGTGGCCGGACCGGCAGATGCGGCAGGCGAAAAGGCCGTTGCCGAGATCAAGCTCGCAAATGGATCGAGTGCGGGAACGGTGACGCTGACCGACGTGTCCTCCGGCGTGCTTCTCGCATTCGATCTCAAAGGCTTGCCGCCGGGCGCTCACGCTTTTGGCGTGCATGAGGGCGGCAAATGCGAGGGCGATTTTTCGTCCGCCGGGCCGACCTACAATCCACTCGGCGCTCAGCACGGCTTCATGAACGATGAAGGTCCGATGGCGGGCGATCTTCCCAACATCGTCGCCGGACCCGACGGCACGGCGCGCGCCGAAATGATGACAACGTATCTCCACTTTAACGTCGGCGCCGACGATACGCTTTTCGATGCCGATGGATCATCGCTTGTCATCTATGACAAGGCCGATGACTATCGGACCGATCAGGATGGCAGCGGGGAAAAGCGGATCGCTTGCGGTGTGATCAAACAGCAATAG
- a CDS encoding MaoC family dehydratase, protein MAGTKTNAGNFFEDFTYGQVIHHATPRTVTDGDVALYTSLYGSRFAVQSADTFAKAIGYPKAPLDDMLTFHVVFGKTTPDISLNAIANLGYADCRFLKPVYPGDTLSATSEVIGLKENSNGETGTVYVRSTGRNQDGEVVLEYCRWVMVRKRSKGSPAPEAVVPKLPERVDPEVLASAVPALDISKYDFALSGSPHRWGDYEPGEKIDHVDGMTLEEAEHQIATRLYQNTAKVHFNQHTESKGRFGKRIVYGGVVISLVRALSYNGLGNAFHLAAINGGRHVAPTFAGDTIYAWSEILEKAEIPERKDVGALRVRLVGVKNQDCASLPLKTPTGEYAEGVVLDLDTWLVLPR, encoded by the coding sequence ATGGCCGGAACCAAGACAAACGCAGGAAACTTCTTCGAAGATTTCACTTACGGCCAAGTCATTCATCACGCTACGCCACGCACCGTCACCGACGGCGATGTGGCGCTTTACACCTCGCTTTATGGGTCGCGCTTTGCGGTGCAATCCGCGGATACTTTCGCCAAGGCCATCGGTTATCCGAAGGCTCCGCTCGACGATATGCTCACGTTCCATGTCGTGTTCGGCAAGACAACGCCGGATATCTCTCTCAACGCCATCGCCAATCTCGGCTACGCCGATTGCCGGTTCCTGAAGCCTGTCTATCCGGGCGATACGCTGTCGGCGACGTCGGAAGTGATTGGTCTGAAGGAAAATTCCAACGGCGAGACGGGCACCGTTTACGTGCGTTCGACGGGGCGCAATCAGGATGGCGAAGTCGTCCTCGAATATTGCCGCTGGGTGATGGTGCGCAAGCGCTCCAAGGGTTCGCCGGCGCCGGAAGCGGTGGTGCCGAAGCTTCCCGAGCGTGTTGATCCGGAAGTTCTTGCGTCGGCGGTCCCGGCGCTCGACATCAGCAAATATGATTTCGCGCTGTCGGGTTCGCCGCATCGCTGGGGCGATTATGAGCCGGGCGAGAAGATCGATCATGTCGACGGCATGACATTGGAAGAAGCCGAGCATCAGATCGCGACGCGGCTTTATCAGAATACGGCGAAGGTCCATTTCAATCAGCACACCGAATCCAAAGGCCGGTTCGGCAAGCGGATCGTCTATGGCGGCGTTGTCATTTCACTGGTGCGGGCGCTGTCCTACAACGGGCTCGGCAATGCCTTCCACCTGGCAGCCATCAACGGCGGCCGGCACGTGGCGCCGACGTTCGCCGGCGATACGATCTACGCGTGGTCGGAAATTCTGGAGAAAGCCGAGATTCCCGAACGGAAGGACGTCGGCGCGCTTCGGGTTCGTCTCGTCGGCGTCAAAAACCAGGATTGCGCGTCACTGCCGCTCAAGACTCCGACGGGCGAGTACGCCGAAGGGGTTGTTCTCGATCTCGATACGTGGCTTGTGCTTCCCCGCTAA